In Lentibacillus amyloliquefaciens, one DNA window encodes the following:
- a CDS encoding DinB family protein, whose product MSNGMEGAVNGWLQHRMILDDLLALVDDDYVDYRPWDGAMSLGELAIHIVTSTHMFVNGIKKGEFEAPPEENNYKTINDIRTIVQRYTEETKEEIATIFTYQMKGYIQFNKLRAPGTYWFSNAIDHEVHHKGQLFTYVRMTGVKDVPNFTRQPDEI is encoded by the coding sequence ATGAGCAACGGAATGGAAGGCGCTGTGAACGGCTGGTTACAGCATCGGATGATTTTGGATGATTTGCTTGCCCTGGTCGATGATGACTATGTGGACTACAGACCATGGGACGGTGCCATGTCGCTTGGAGAATTGGCCATACATATCGTCACATCAACACATATGTTTGTTAACGGGATTAAAAAAGGTGAATTCGAGGCGCCGCCTGAAGAAAACAATTACAAAACGATAAACGATATCCGCACAATTGTTCAGCGTTATACCGAAGAAACGAAAGAAGAAATCGCAACAATTTTCACCTACCAGATGAAAGGCTATATTCAGTTCAACAAACTGCGCGCACCGGGTACATATTGGTTTTCCAACGCCATCGACCATGAAGTCCACCATAAAGGACAGTTATTCACATACGTCCGCATGACCGGCGTAAAAGATGTGCCGAATTTCACCCGGCAGCCAGATGAAATATAA